One Microtus pennsylvanicus isolate mMicPen1 chromosome 3, mMicPen1.hap1, whole genome shotgun sequence DNA window includes the following coding sequences:
- the LOC142845469 gene encoding histone H3.3A-like, which yields MARTKQTARKSTGGKAPGKPLATKAARKSTPSTGGVKKPHRYRPGTVALREIRCYQKSTELLIRKLPFQRLVREIAQDFKTDLRFQSAAIGALQEASEAYLVGLFEDTNLCAIHAKRVTIMPKDIQLARRIRGERA from the coding sequence atggcccgaACCAAGCAGACCGCTAGGAAGTCGACCGGGGGGAAAGCGCCCGGCAAGCCGCTGGCCACCAAGGCGGCCCGGAAAAGCACGCCCTCTACCGGCGGGGTGAAGAAGCCGCACCGCTACAGGCCCGGGACCGTGGCTCTGCGAGAGATCCGTTGCTACCAGAAGTCGACTGAGCTGCTCATCCGGAAGCTGCCGTTCCAGAGGTTGGTGAGGGAGATCGCCCAGGACTTCAAGACCGACCTGAGGTTTCAGAGTGCAGCCATCGGTGCCCTTCAGGAGGCCAGTGAAGCGTACCTGGTGGGGTTGTTTGAAGATACCAATCTGTGTGCCATCCACGCCAAGAGAGTCACCATCATGCCCAAAGACATCCAGTTGGCTCGCCGGATACGGGGGGAGAGAGCTTAA